The Candidatus Bathyarchaeota archaeon genomic interval ACCTGTAGCAGTCCTCTCTGGGTGACTTTTGCACTGCCAACACTAACCACGTCTGCACCGGGACCCTGACCGATTGCGATGATAACTGAATCTGCCGGTAATTCAAACGCTGCTTGAAAGTCCTCCTTTAACGTTTCAGAACCGTCTTCAGCAACGATTTTGTCGACTTTTACGCACTTGACAGCGTTGTCCATAATACGAATAACTTGGCAGTTATGCAGCATTTTTACGCCATCAATTTGTGCCATTTCAACTTCTGCTTTGTCTGCTCTGACCTCTTCAGGTCCTCTATAGTTGAGGATGGTAACATCAGCATGCTGTTTTCTGATGGCGGTTCTTGCCGCATCCATGGCGACGTTTCCTGCACCAAGAATAACAACGTTCTTACCTAATTTGTAGGCGTCAGGAGACCTCAAATAATCAATTGCAAAATGCACATGCCCCAAGGTTTCACCTAAAAGCCCAAAACGGTTAGGACGGGTTGTGCCCGTGCAAATAAATATTGCATCATAGCCGTCCAGAAACATGTCTTCAGTGGAGAAGTTTGTGCCTATTCGGGTGTTGGGGCGGAATTTAACATCTAAAGAATCAAGGATTTTTCGATAATACTCAAAGATGCTTCTGGGCAGCCTAAACTCTGGAATGCCATAACGCATTGCGCCGCCTATACTGTCCATCGCTTCAAACAAGGTTATAGAATAGCCCTTGATTGCCAAAATGATGCTCATTGTCATTCCAGCGGGGCCTGCGCCTACA includes:
- a CDS encoding FAD-dependent oxidoreductase — encoded protein: MSTIKSEAQRCLKCKVPGCAKGCPVATPIPQVMTMFLEGKLEEAGELLFNNNPLSAITSIVCPHDRNCKGHCILSKKGQPIEFYKVEQYVSRFYLETFQPPQVKKNGKKIAVVGAGPAGMTMSIILAIKGYSITLFEAMDSIGGAMRYGIPEFRLPRSIFEYYRKILDSLDVKFRPNTRIGTNFSTEDMFLDGYDAIFICTGTTRPNRFGLLGETLGHVHFAIDYLRSPDAYKLGKNVVILGAGNVAMDAARTAIRKQHADVTILNYRGPEEVRADKAEVEMAQIDGVKMLHNCQVIRIMDNAVKCVKVDKIVAEDGSETLKEDFQAAFELPADSVIIAIGQGPGADVVSVGSAKVTQRGLLQVDEFGRTSEDGVFAAGDIVTGPKTVIEAVAFAKKAAEKIEEYCNNK